A stretch of the Bacillus licheniformis DSM 13 = ATCC 14580 genome encodes the following:
- the dprA gene encoding DNA-processing protein DprA: MNDSSELLILLRLRGTLSPSLLTKWWKQDPSLSLTGEKNHLLTKLSLKRSDLCSIRKLAEQELSNVKRLIRSYEAAGVRMTAISSPDYPASLKTIHDPPPVLFLKGNKKLLHEQRLIGIVGTRCPSLYGKRAAVQLVRELCKNSWTIVSGLAKGIDGLAHQESIRSKGRTIGVIAGGFNSIYPREHRQLAGQMAESHLLVSEHPPHIKPQKWHFPMRNRLISGLTEGIVVVQGKEKSGSLITAYQALEQGREVFAVPGPIFDANSFGPSRLIQEGAKLVLTIEDILNELPPSNAQYTEPV; encoded by the coding sequence TTCGCGGCACACTCTCCCCTTCTCTGCTGACCAAGTGGTGGAAGCAGGACCCTTCCTTGTCTCTTACGGGCGAAAAAAACCATCTTTTAACGAAGCTTTCATTAAAAAGATCAGACTTGTGCTCCATACGAAAACTGGCGGAACAAGAACTGTCTAATGTTAAACGGCTCATCCGTTCTTACGAGGCGGCCGGCGTCCGCATGACCGCCATATCTTCCCCTGATTATCCAGCCAGCCTGAAAACCATTCATGACCCGCCTCCCGTCCTTTTTTTAAAAGGAAACAAAAAACTTCTCCATGAACAAAGACTGATCGGAATCGTCGGAACTCGCTGCCCGTCATTATACGGAAAAAGAGCTGCGGTCCAGCTTGTCAGGGAGCTTTGCAAAAACAGCTGGACGATCGTCAGCGGTCTTGCAAAAGGAATTGACGGTCTCGCCCATCAGGAGAGCATCCGTTCAAAGGGAAGGACAATCGGCGTTATCGCGGGCGGATTCAACAGCATATATCCCCGTGAACATCGCCAGCTCGCCGGACAAATGGCCGAAAGCCACCTGCTGGTATCAGAGCACCCTCCTCACATTAAACCGCAAAAATGGCATTTTCCCATGCGAAATCGGCTGATCAGCGGATTAACGGAAGGAATCGTTGTCGTCCAAGGCAAGGAAAAGAGCGGATCGCTCATTACAGCATACCAAGCCCTTGAGCAGGGGCGGGAGGTGTTCGCCGTGCCGGGTCCGATCTTTGATGCCAACTCTTTCGGTCCTTCAAGGCTGATCCAGGAAGGGGCGAAACTCGTATTAACTATTGAAGACATTTTGAACGAACTTCCGCCTTCAAACGCTCAATATACAGAGCCTGTTTAG
- the hslU gene encoding HslU--HslV peptidase ATPase subunit, giving the protein MEKKPLTPRQIVERLDQYIVGQLDAKKAVAVALRNRYRRSLLDEKLREEIVPKNILMMGPTGVGKTEIARRIAKLVGAPFVKIEATKFTEVGYVGRDVESMVRDLVETSVRLVKEEKMNEVKGIAEENANKRLVRLLVPGRKKQTGAKNPFEMLFGGNQDQETGEAEKQEDADIENNRKRIAHQLALGELEDHYVTVEVEEQQPSMFDMLQGSGMEQMGMNMQDALSSLMPKKKKRRKLTVREARKVLTNEEAAKLIDMDEAAQEAVQRAEQSGIIFIDEIDKIAKKSGASSSADVSREGVQRDILPIVEGSTVMTKYGAVKTDHVLFIAAGAFHMAKPSDLIPELQGRFPIRVELQKLSIDDFVKILTEPDNALLKQYKALLKTEGISLEFSDDAIRKIAEVAYHVNQDTDNIGARRLHTILERLLEELSFEAPDVTMEEVVITPQYVEEKLGSIAKNKDLSQFIL; this is encoded by the coding sequence ATGGAAAAAAAGCCGCTGACTCCTAGGCAGATCGTCGAAAGGCTTGATCAATACATCGTCGGCCAGCTCGATGCGAAAAAAGCGGTCGCCGTGGCATTGAGGAACCGCTACAGAAGAAGTCTTCTTGATGAAAAACTGCGCGAAGAAATCGTTCCGAAAAACATATTGATGATGGGCCCGACAGGTGTGGGAAAAACCGAGATTGCAAGACGAATCGCGAAACTCGTCGGCGCTCCGTTCGTCAAAATCGAAGCGACGAAGTTCACGGAAGTCGGTTATGTGGGCAGAGATGTGGAGTCGATGGTCAGGGATCTTGTGGAAACGTCAGTCCGCCTCGTCAAAGAGGAAAAAATGAACGAAGTGAAAGGCATCGCTGAAGAAAACGCAAATAAACGCCTCGTCCGCCTGCTTGTACCGGGAAGAAAAAAACAGACAGGTGCGAAAAATCCTTTTGAAATGCTGTTTGGCGGAAATCAGGATCAAGAAACTGGTGAAGCGGAAAAGCAAGAAGACGCGGATATCGAAAACAACCGAAAACGGATTGCGCATCAGCTTGCTCTCGGCGAACTTGAAGACCATTATGTCACCGTTGAGGTGGAGGAGCAGCAGCCGTCCATGTTTGATATGCTCCAAGGCTCGGGTATGGAACAGATGGGCATGAACATGCAGGATGCGCTCAGCAGCCTGATGCCGAAAAAGAAAAAGCGCCGCAAGCTTACGGTCAGGGAAGCGCGAAAAGTGCTGACGAATGAAGAAGCGGCAAAGCTCATCGATATGGACGAAGCTGCCCAGGAAGCTGTCCAGAGAGCCGAACAGTCGGGAATCATCTTTATCGATGAGATCGATAAAATCGCCAAAAAGAGCGGTGCTTCTTCATCGGCAGACGTCTCAAGAGAAGGCGTGCAGCGCGATATTCTTCCGATTGTTGAAGGATCTACCGTCATGACAAAGTACGGTGCGGTCAAAACGGATCACGTTCTGTTCATTGCTGCAGGTGCATTCCACATGGCGAAGCCTTCAGATCTAATTCCTGAGCTGCAGGGGCGCTTTCCAATACGCGTTGAGCTTCAAAAGCTGAGCATCGATGACTTTGTGAAAATTTTAACTGAGCCTGACAACGCTCTTCTTAAGCAGTATAAGGCTTTATTGAAGACGGAAGGTATATCTCTTGAATTTTCTGACGATGCTATTCGTAAGATTGCAGAAGTGGCTTATCATGTGAACCAGGACACAGACAATATTGGGGCGAGAAGGCTTCACACCATTTTGGAACGTCTTTTGGAAGAACTGTCATTCGAGGCTCCGGATGTGACGATGGAAGAAGTGGTCATCACGCCTCAATATGTTGAAGAAAAGCTCGGTTCGATCGCTAAGAATAAGGATTTAAGCCAGTTTATTTTATAA
- the flgC gene encoding flagellar basal body rod protein FlgC, with protein MGVFNSINISASALTAQRVRMDTVSSNLANMDTTRAKLVDGQWQPYRRKLVSTAPKGESFSSVLQSSMNASARVGEGVKVTKISEDKTPFKLVYDPTHPDANEDGYVQMPNVDPLKEMVDLMSSTRSYEANVTAMNATKGMLMKALEIGK; from the coding sequence ATGGGGGTATTCAATAGCATCAACATTTCAGCTTCAGCGTTGACTGCACAGAGAGTCAGAATGGATACCGTTTCTTCCAACCTGGCAAACATGGATACGACGAGAGCGAAGCTGGTTGACGGACAGTGGCAGCCGTATAGAAGAAAGCTTGTATCGACGGCTCCGAAAGGCGAATCCTTTTCATCCGTTCTCCAATCATCGATGAATGCATCGGCGAGAGTCGGCGAAGGGGTGAAGGTGACCAAGATAAGCGAAGACAAAACACCGTTTAAGCTCGTTTATGATCCGACCCATCCCGACGCAAACGAAGACGGATACGTGCAGATGCCGAATGTCGATCCGCTAAAAGAGATGGTCGATTTAATGAGCAGCACAAGGTCATATGAAGCCAATGTCACAGCAATGAACGCGACAAAAGGAATGCTGATGAAAGCATTAGAAATCGGAAAGTAG
- the fliE gene encoding flagellar hook-basal body complex protein FliE, protein MVNGISPFGVQSVQAGTNATNQIKNKQDGSENQVSFSNVLKDSINALNQSQNESDKLTNALALGQDVNLDEVMIAAQKANITLTAATEFRNKAVEAYQEIMRMQM, encoded by the coding sequence ATGGTTAATGGAATCTCTCCGTTTGGAGTTCAATCCGTGCAGGCGGGAACGAATGCAACAAATCAGATCAAGAACAAGCAGGACGGTTCAGAGAACCAAGTCAGCTTTTCCAACGTGCTGAAAGATTCTATCAATGCTTTGAATCAATCTCAAAATGAATCTGATAAACTGACAAACGCGCTTGCTCTCGGTCAGGATGTCAACCTTGATGAAGTGATGATTGCAGCCCAGAAGGCAAACATTACATTGACGGCTGCGACGGAATTCCGCAACAAAGCGGTTGAAGCTTATCAGGAAATCATGAGAATGCAAATGTAA
- the trmFO gene encoding FADH(2)-oxidizing methylenetetrahydrofolate--tRNA-(uracil(54)-C(5))-methyltransferase TrmFO, whose product MNQTVNVIGAGLAGSEAAWQLAKRGINVRLYEMRPVKQTPAHHTDKFAELVCSNSLRANSLTNAVGVLKEEMRVLDSAIIAAADECSVPAGGALAVDRHEFAANVTEKVKNHPNVTVLHEEVTEIPEGPTIIATGPLTSEALSAKLRELTGEDYLYFYDAAAPIVEKDSLDMDKVYLKSRYDKGEAAYLNCPMTEEEFDRFYDALVSAETVPLKEFEKEIFFEGCMPIEVMAKRGKKTMLFGPMKPVGLEDPKTGKRPYAVVQLRQDDAAGTLYNIVGFQTHLKWGDQKEVLRLIPGLEQAEIVRYGVMHRNTFINSPSLLKATYQFKKRDDLFFAGQMTGVEGYVESAASGLVAGINAARLIQGKEPVTFSNETAIGSMAHYITETNKKNFQPMNANFGLFKELGVKIKNKQERNEQYASRALETIRNISKTL is encoded by the coding sequence ATGAATCAAACAGTAAATGTCATCGGTGCAGGACTTGCAGGAAGCGAAGCGGCATGGCAGCTTGCTAAGCGCGGTATCAATGTCCGTTTATACGAAATGAGGCCAGTCAAGCAAACGCCGGCGCACCATACAGATAAATTTGCCGAACTTGTCTGCAGCAACTCGCTTCGGGCGAATTCATTAACGAATGCTGTCGGTGTATTAAAGGAAGAAATGCGGGTTCTTGACTCGGCCATCATCGCTGCTGCTGACGAATGTTCTGTTCCTGCCGGCGGTGCGCTTGCCGTAGACAGGCATGAATTTGCCGCAAACGTTACCGAAAAAGTAAAGAATCATCCGAATGTGACCGTGCTTCATGAAGAAGTCACGGAAATACCGGAAGGACCGACAATCATTGCGACAGGACCGCTGACATCAGAAGCGCTTTCCGCAAAGCTCCGGGAGCTGACAGGCGAGGACTATCTATACTTTTATGACGCGGCTGCGCCGATTGTTGAAAAAGACAGCCTTGACATGGATAAAGTCTATTTGAAATCCCGCTATGACAAAGGGGAGGCAGCGTATTTGAACTGTCCGATGACAGAAGAAGAGTTTGACAGGTTTTATGACGCCCTTGTGTCTGCGGAAACCGTTCCATTGAAAGAATTTGAAAAGGAAATCTTCTTTGAAGGCTGTATGCCGATTGAAGTCATGGCGAAGCGCGGCAAAAAAACCATGCTGTTCGGCCCGATGAAGCCTGTCGGACTTGAAGACCCAAAAACAGGAAAGCGTCCGTACGCCGTTGTGCAGCTGCGCCAAGATGATGCAGCCGGCACGCTTTACAATATCGTCGGTTTTCAAACCCACCTCAAATGGGGCGACCAAAAAGAAGTGCTCCGCCTCATTCCGGGACTGGAACAGGCAGAAATCGTCCGCTACGGCGTGATGCACAGAAATACGTTCATCAACTCGCCGAGTCTGTTAAAAGCGACCTACCAGTTTAAAAAGCGGGACGATCTGTTTTTTGCCGGTCAAATGACAGGTGTTGAAGGGTATGTTGAATCAGCGGCTTCAGGTCTTGTTGCCGGTATAAATGCGGCTCGGCTCATCCAGGGAAAAGAACCTGTCACTTTTTCAAATGAAACAGCGATCGGCAGCATGGCCCATTACATTACGGAAACAAACAAGAAAAACTTCCAGCCGATGAATGCAAACTTCGGCCTGTTCAAAGAATTGGGTGTTAAAATTAAAAACAAGCAGGAACGAAATGAACAGTATGCTTCGCGCGCATTGGAGACAATTCGAAATATTTCGAAAACGCTATAG
- the codY gene encoding GTP-sensing pleiotropic transcriptional regulator CodY, whose protein sequence is MALLQKTRKINAMLQNAAGKPVNFKEMAETLRDVIDSNIFVVSRRGKLLGFSINQQIENDRMKKMLEERQFPEDYTKSLFNIPETSSNLDINSEYTAFPVENRDLFQAGLTTVVPIIGGGERLGTLILSRLQEKFEDDDLILAEYGATVVGMEILREKAEEIEEEARSKAVVQMAISSLSYSELEAIEHIFEELDGNEGLLVASKIADRVGITRSVIVNALRKLESAGVIESRSLGMKGTYIKVLNNKFLMELEKLKSH, encoded by the coding sequence ATGGCTTTATTACAAAAAACAAGAAAGATTAATGCAATGCTGCAAAATGCGGCAGGGAAGCCGGTTAATTTTAAAGAAATGGCCGAAACGCTTCGCGATGTGATTGATTCGAACATTTTCGTCGTCAGCCGCAGAGGAAAGCTTCTCGGTTTCTCGATCAACCAGCAGATCGAAAATGACCGGATGAAAAAAATGCTTGAAGAGCGCCAGTTTCCTGAAGATTATACAAAAAGCCTGTTCAACATTCCGGAAACGTCATCTAACCTTGACATCAACAGCGAATACACAGCTTTCCCTGTGGAAAACCGCGATTTGTTCCAAGCGGGTCTGACCACGGTCGTTCCGATCATCGGAGGAGGCGAAAGACTGGGCACCTTGATTCTGTCCCGCCTTCAGGAGAAATTCGAGGATGACGATCTGATCCTTGCCGAATATGGCGCCACTGTCGTAGGAATGGAAATTCTCAGAGAGAAAGCGGAAGAGATCGAAGAGGAAGCGCGCAGCAAAGCGGTCGTTCAAATGGCGATCAGTTCACTATCTTACAGCGAGCTTGAAGCAATTGAACATATTTTTGAGGAGCTTGACGGAAATGAAGGCCTGCTTGTCGCTAGTAAAATTGCAGACCGCGTCGGCATCACCCGCTCGGTCATTGTCAACGCGCTCCGTAAACTTGAAAGCGCCGGTGTCATTGAATCAAGGTCACTAGGGATGAAAGGCACATACATCAAAGTGCTGAACAACAAATTTTTGATGGAGTTAGAAAAACTAAAGTCTCATTAA
- the xerC gene encoding tyrosine recombinase XerC, giving the protein MANVKNFLTLFIEYLQIEKNYSKYTIVGYISSIEDFERFLHVQGIKGFEDVTYPDVRIFLTEAHEKGLTRRTISKKISALRSFYKFLLREKLVKENPFLLVSLPKQDKRIPKFLYEKELEELFEVSDLSTPLGQRNQALLEFLYATGMRVSELCSLKESDLDLFLDTVLVHGKGRKQRYIPFGSFAREALDLYLQNGRRILLLKAKEPCPFIFLNQRGGPLTPRGVRYILGELVKKTSGTLHIHPHMLRHTFATHLLNEGADLRSVQELLGHSNLSSTQVYTHVSKDMLRKTYMSHHPRAHKGK; this is encoded by the coding sequence ATGGCAAATGTTAAGAATTTTTTAACTTTATTCATTGAATATTTACAAATAGAAAAGAATTATTCAAAATATACAATTGTGGGTTACATTTCTTCCATTGAAGACTTTGAACGCTTTTTACACGTTCAGGGCATAAAGGGTTTTGAAGACGTGACTTATCCGGATGTGAGAATTTTCTTGACGGAAGCGCATGAAAAAGGGCTCACTCGCAGGACGATCAGCAAGAAAATTTCGGCTCTGCGTAGCTTCTATAAATTTTTATTAAGGGAAAAGCTGGTAAAAGAAAACCCGTTTCTGCTTGTCAGTCTCCCGAAACAGGATAAGCGGATTCCGAAGTTTTTATATGAAAAGGAACTTGAAGAACTGTTTGAGGTTTCGGATTTGAGTACACCGCTCGGCCAAAGAAATCAGGCGCTCCTGGAATTTCTCTACGCGACAGGCATGCGGGTAAGCGAACTTTGCAGCCTGAAGGAATCTGATTTGGATCTGTTTTTAGATACGGTTTTGGTCCACGGGAAAGGCAGGAAGCAAAGGTATATTCCATTTGGTTCATTCGCCCGGGAGGCTTTGGATCTGTATTTGCAAAATGGAAGACGCATCCTTCTGTTAAAAGCGAAAGAGCCCTGCCCTTTTATTTTTTTGAATCAAAGGGGCGGGCCCTTAACCCCGAGGGGGGTTCGTTACATTTTGGGAGAACTGGTCAAGAAGACTTCGGGTACATTACATATACATCCGCATATGCTCCGCCATACATTTGCCACCCATTTGTTAAATGAGGGTGCGGATCTGAGGAGCGTTCAGGAACTGCTTGGGCATTCAAATCTTTCTTCAACCCAGGTGTATACGCATGTATCTAAAGATATGCTCAGAAAGACATATATGTCTCATCACCCTCGGGCACATAAAGGGAAATAA
- the flgB gene encoding flagellar basal body rod protein FlgB — protein MDIFSGTIHRLEGALNQANIKQKVITNNLANVDTPNYKAKKVSFKNVLNEESSRINAIKTDYRHIDFKGNEPNYSVVSRKNTTYQENGNNVDVDQEMSEMAKNQIQYQALVERISGKFNSLRTAITGGK, from the coding sequence GTGGATATATTTTCAGGAACGATACATAGACTAGAGGGAGCCTTGAATCAAGCGAACATTAAGCAAAAAGTCATAACGAACAATCTGGCCAATGTAGATACACCGAACTACAAGGCGAAAAAAGTATCCTTCAAAAATGTGCTGAATGAGGAGTCCTCCCGGATTAATGCCATAAAAACAGACTATAGACACATTGACTTTAAAGGGAATGAGCCAAATTATTCAGTTGTGTCGAGAAAGAATACAACTTATCAAGAAAACGGGAACAATGTGGACGTTGATCAGGAAATGAGTGAAATGGCGAAAAATCAAATCCAGTATCAAGCGCTGGTTGAAAGAATAAGCGGAAAATTCAACTCGCTAAGAACCGCGATTACAGGAGGTAAATAA
- the topA gene encoding type I DNA topoisomerase yields MSEYLVIVESPAKAKTIERYLGKKYKVKASMGHVRDLPKSQMGVDIEQNFEPKYITIRGKGPVLKELKTAAKKAKKVYLAADPDREGEAIAWHLAHSLDLDLNSDCRVVFNEITKDAIKESFKHPRMINMDLVDAQQARRILDRLVGYKISPILWKKVKKGLSAGRVQSVALRLIIDREKEINDFIPEEYWTIEGSFLKGKETFEASFFGINGEKHQLKSEDDVKQILSRIKGNKFEVKKVTKKERKRNPALPFTTSTLQQEAARKLNFRAKKTMMIAQQLYEGIDLGKEGTVGLITYMRTDSTRISNTAQEEAASFIGEQYGKEFLGSKRKPAKKNENAQDAHEAIRPTSVLRKPSDLKAVLGRDQLRLYKLIWERFVASQMAPATLDTMSVDLENNGLTFRANGSKVKFSGFMKVYVEGKDDQMEEKNKMLPDLAEGDTVLSKDIEPEQHFTQPPPRYTEARLVKTLEELGIGRPSTYAPTLDTIQKRGYVALDNKRFIPTELGEIVLDLIMEFFPEIINVEFTAKMEKELDDVEDGNIQWVQIIDSFYKDFEKRVEKAEAEMQEVEIEPEYAGVDCEACGHPMVYKMGRYGKFMACSNFPDCRNTKPIVKEIGVKCPSCKTGNIVERKSKKRRIFYGCDRYPECEFVSWDKPLERKCPKCEDMLVEKKLKKGVQVQCVNCDYKEEQQK; encoded by the coding sequence ATGTCCGAATACTTAGTCATCGTGGAATCGCCTGCAAAGGCAAAAACGATTGAGCGATACTTAGGAAAAAAATATAAAGTAAAAGCCTCGATGGGGCACGTCAGAGATTTGCCGAAAAGCCAGATGGGCGTTGACATCGAGCAGAACTTTGAACCAAAATACATTACGATCCGCGGGAAAGGCCCCGTGTTGAAAGAATTAAAAACGGCCGCCAAAAAGGCAAAAAAAGTTTATCTCGCAGCCGACCCCGACAGGGAAGGGGAAGCGATTGCGTGGCATTTGGCGCACAGCCTTGATTTGGACCTGAATTCCGACTGCCGCGTCGTATTTAATGAAATTACAAAAGATGCGATCAAAGAATCATTTAAGCATCCGCGCATGATCAATATGGATCTTGTCGACGCCCAGCAGGCGAGAAGAATTCTGGACCGCCTTGTAGGGTACAAAATCAGTCCGATATTATGGAAAAAAGTAAAAAAAGGCTTGAGTGCGGGACGTGTCCAATCTGTTGCGCTCCGCCTTATCATTGACCGGGAGAAAGAAATCAACGATTTTATACCGGAAGAATATTGGACAATTGAAGGGTCTTTTCTCAAAGGTAAAGAAACGTTTGAAGCGAGCTTCTTCGGAATCAACGGGGAAAAGCACCAGCTGAAAAGCGAAGATGATGTGAAGCAAATCCTATCCCGGATCAAAGGGAACAAATTTGAGGTCAAAAAGGTAACGAAAAAAGAACGGAAGCGAAATCCTGCGCTCCCATTTACGACGTCGACGCTTCAGCAGGAAGCGGCGCGCAAATTGAATTTCCGGGCAAAGAAAACGATGATGATCGCCCAGCAGCTTTATGAAGGAATCGATCTCGGCAAAGAAGGAACGGTCGGGTTAATCACTTATATGAGAACGGATTCAACCCGTATCTCGAATACTGCTCAAGAAGAAGCGGCATCATTCATCGGCGAACAGTACGGAAAAGAATTTTTGGGTAGCAAGCGAAAGCCGGCCAAAAAGAATGAAAACGCCCAGGATGCCCACGAAGCGATCAGGCCGACCTCGGTGCTCAGAAAGCCTTCCGATCTGAAGGCGGTATTGGGAAGAGACCAGCTTCGGCTATACAAGCTGATCTGGGAGCGCTTTGTCGCAAGCCAAATGGCTCCGGCGACACTGGATACGATGAGCGTCGACCTTGAAAACAACGGGTTGACATTTCGGGCAAACGGCAGTAAAGTCAAGTTTTCAGGCTTCATGAAAGTGTACGTTGAAGGCAAAGACGATCAGATGGAAGAGAAGAATAAGATGCTTCCGGATCTCGCTGAAGGCGATACCGTGCTTTCAAAAGACATCGAGCCCGAACAGCACTTCACACAGCCGCCTCCGCGCTATACGGAAGCAAGGCTGGTCAAAACGCTTGAAGAACTGGGAATCGGACGTCCATCCACATACGCGCCGACGCTTGACACGATCCAAAAGCGCGGGTATGTCGCCCTTGATAATAAACGCTTTATTCCGACTGAGCTCGGTGAAATTGTGCTTGACTTGATCATGGAGTTTTTCCCTGAGATTATTAACGTTGAGTTCACCGCCAAAATGGAAAAAGAGCTTGATGACGTTGAAGACGGAAACATTCAATGGGTGCAGATCATCGATTCCTTTTACAAGGACTTTGAAAAGCGTGTTGAAAAAGCGGAAGCCGAGATGCAGGAAGTGGAGATCGAACCGGAGTATGCAGGTGTTGACTGTGAAGCGTGCGGACATCCGATGGTCTATAAAATGGGCCGGTACGGCAAATTTATGGCCTGCTCCAATTTTCCGGACTGCCGCAACACCAAGCCGATCGTAAAAGAGATCGGCGTCAAATGCCCATCATGCAAAACCGGCAACATCGTCGAGCGCAAATCGAAAAAACGCCGCATTTTTTACGGCTGTGACCGCTATCCTGAATGTGAATTCGTATCATGGGATAAACCGCTTGAACGGAAATGTCCGAAATGCGAGGACATGCTTGTGGAGAAAAAGCTCAAAAAAGGCGTTCAAGTGCAGTGCGTTAATTGCGATTATAAGGAAGAACAACAAAAGTAG
- the hslV gene encoding ATP-dependent protease subunit HslV yields the protein MSSFHATTIFAVQHNGKSAMAGDGQVTFGQAVVMKHTARKVRKLFNGKVIAGFAGSVADAFTLFEMFEAKLEEYNGNLQRAAVELAKEWRSDKVLRKLEAMLIVMNADSMLLVSGTGEVIEPDDGILAIGSGGNYALAAGRALKRHAGSQLDAKAIARASLETAGEICVYTNDQIIVEELE from the coding sequence ATGTCATCTTTTCACGCAACGACGATATTTGCCGTCCAGCACAACGGAAAAAGCGCGATGGCGGGAGACGGCCAGGTTACGTTCGGTCAGGCTGTCGTCATGAAGCATACCGCAAGAAAGGTAAGAAAACTCTTCAACGGAAAGGTCATTGCCGGTTTTGCCGGTTCTGTTGCAGACGCTTTCACGCTCTTTGAAATGTTTGAAGCGAAGCTTGAAGAATACAACGGCAATTTGCAGCGGGCGGCAGTCGAGCTTGCAAAAGAGTGGCGAAGCGATAAAGTCCTCAGAAAGCTTGAGGCGATGCTGATCGTCATGAATGCCGACAGCATGCTGCTCGTTTCCGGAACAGGCGAAGTGATTGAACCGGACGACGGCATTTTGGCGATCGGCTCAGGTGGAAACTACGCGCTTGCAGCCGGAAGGGCGCTGAAACGTCATGCCGGCAGCCAGCTTGACGCGAAAGCGATTGCGAGGGCTTCACTTGAAACCGCGGGCGAAATCTGTGTGTATACGAACGATCAGATCATTGTAGAAGAACTTGAATAG